A single window of Modestobacter italicus DNA harbors:
- a CDS encoding MFS transporter: MSDAAPTTRAGEPTASTEPYPKRWLALAVIAVTVLMVILDATIVNIALPAVSTDLDISAATQQWIVTAYTLTFGGFLLLGGRIADFWGRKRTYLVGAVGFAVASALGGLAQNEAMLFGARALQGVFGALLAPASLALLTVLFTDAKERANAFAVYGAIAGGGSAVGLLLGGVLTEYADWRWCFWVNVPVAIVAVAAAIPIVPESKAPGDAKYDIPGAVLVTLGLASLVYGFTKVAQASQEDPQANAWANGPALAFIIGGLLLVAAFVVVELRVRNPLLPMRLVLDRNRGGAYLTSTLVGAGLIGAFFFLSLYFQQVLGYKPVEAGFASLPTTLGVLVSAGAASALVPRLGPRPLMVVGALLAAAGLFLMSFLGVDTSFWALAFPGQLILGLGLGFTFVPLSNLALIGAGERDAGAASAMLNATQQVGASIGTALLATISVGAITDAITSQVAAGADPNDPAVGLAAQVEGYTTAFTWAAALLVVGAVVAGLLIKASKEDLPADAAVVHAG, translated from the coding sequence TTGAGCGACGCCGCCCCCACCACCCGGGCCGGGGAACCCACCGCATCGACCGAGCCCTACCCGAAGCGCTGGCTGGCACTGGCGGTCATCGCGGTGACCGTGCTGATGGTCATCCTGGACGCGACCATCGTGAACATCGCCCTGCCGGCCGTGTCGACGGACCTGGACATCTCCGCCGCCACCCAGCAGTGGATCGTCACCGCCTACACGCTGACCTTCGGCGGCTTCCTGCTGCTGGGCGGGCGCATCGCTGACTTCTGGGGCCGCAAGCGCACCTACCTGGTCGGGGCCGTCGGCTTCGCCGTGGCCTCCGCGCTCGGCGGCCTGGCGCAGAACGAGGCGATGCTCTTCGGCGCCCGCGCGCTGCAGGGTGTCTTCGGCGCCCTGCTGGCGCCGGCCTCGCTGGCGCTGCTGACCGTGCTCTTCACCGACGCCAAGGAGCGGGCCAATGCCTTCGCCGTCTACGGCGCGATCGCCGGTGGTGGCTCCGCCGTCGGCCTGCTGCTCGGTGGCGTGCTGACCGAGTACGCCGACTGGCGCTGGTGCTTCTGGGTGAACGTGCCGGTGGCGATCGTCGCCGTCGCGGCGGCCATCCCGATCGTGCCGGAGAGCAAGGCCCCCGGGGACGCGAAGTACGACATCCCGGGTGCGGTGCTGGTCACCCTGGGCCTGGCGTCGCTGGTCTACGGCTTCACCAAGGTGGCGCAGGCCTCACAGGAGGACCCGCAGGCCAACGCCTGGGCCAACGGCCCGGCGCTGGCGTTCATCATCGGCGGCCTGCTGCTGGTGGCCGCGTTCGTCGTGGTGGAGCTGCGGGTCCGCAACCCGCTGCTGCCGATGCGGCTGGTCCTCGACCGCAACCGCGGCGGTGCGTACCTGACCTCCACCCTGGTGGGAGCCGGGCTGATCGGGGCCTTCTTCTTCCTCAGCCTCTACTTCCAGCAGGTGCTGGGCTACAAGCCGGTCGAGGCCGGGTTCGCCTCGCTGCCGACCACCCTCGGCGTGCTCGTCTCCGCCGGCGCCGCCAGCGCCCTGGTGCCCAGGCTCGGTCCGCGGCCGCTGATGGTGGTCGGTGCGCTGCTGGCCGCCGCCGGGCTGTTCCTGATGTCCTTCCTCGGCGTCGACACCTCGTTCTGGGCGCTGGCCTTCCCCGGCCAGCTGATCCTCGGCCTGGGTCTGGGCTTCACGTTCGTGCCGCTGTCCAACCTCGCGCTGATCGGCGCCGGCGAGCGCGACGCCGGCGCAGCCAGCGCGATGCTGAACGCCACCCAGCAGGTGGGCGCCTCGATCGGCACCGCGCTGCTGGCCACCATCTCGGTGGGGGCCATCACCGACGCGATCACCTCGCAGGTGGCCGCCGGCGCCGACCCGAACGACCCCGCGGTCGGCCTGGCCGCGCAGGTCGAGGGCTACACCACCGCCTTCACCTGGGCCGCCGCCCTGCTGGTGGTCGGCGCGGTCGTCGCGGGCCTGCTGATCAAGGCGTCCAAGGAGGACCTGCCCGCCGACGCCGCCGTTGTCCACGCCGGCTGA
- a CDS encoding metallophosphoesterase family protein yields MPVSVVFISDTHVPARARDLPVQLWERIEACDVVMHAGDWVDVALLDELERRARRLVGVHGNNDHGALRERLPEVARVDLEGVRFAVVHETGSAQGREARCAARFPDVDVLVFGHSHIPWDTTTAIGLRLLNPGSPTDRRRQPTGTYLTATVAAGSLSDVTLHRLPVRPPRR; encoded by the coding sequence GTGCCGGTTTCCGTGGTGTTCATCTCAGACACCCACGTGCCCGCGCGGGCACGGGACCTGCCGGTTCAGCTCTGGGAGCGGATCGAGGCCTGCGACGTCGTGATGCACGCCGGCGACTGGGTCGACGTCGCGCTGCTCGACGAGCTCGAGCGGCGGGCCCGCCGGCTGGTCGGGGTGCACGGCAACAACGACCACGGCGCGCTGCGGGAGCGGCTGCCCGAGGTCGCCCGGGTCGACCTGGAGGGCGTGCGGTTCGCGGTCGTGCACGAGACCGGGTCGGCCCAGGGACGCGAGGCGCGGTGCGCGGCACGCTTCCCCGACGTCGACGTCCTGGTGTTCGGGCACAGCCACATCCCCTGGGACACGACCACGGCGATTGGGTTGCGGCTGCTCAACCCCGGGTCGCCCACCGACCGCCGGCGGCAGCCCACCGGCACCTACCTGACGGCCACCGTGGCCGCCGGCTCGCTCTCCGACGTGACGCTGCACCGGCTGCCGGTGCGACCTCCTCGCCGGTGA
- a CDS encoding putative RNA methyltransferase — MSAPPLPEAAVAVLACPVCGAALHADAAGLRCAAGHGFDRARQGHVTLLPPNGSPHDGDSAAMVADRAGFLAAGHYAGITAALADAVLAGGPPGTLLDAGGGTGAHLAGVLDRTPDAVGVVLDASRYAARRAARAHPRAMAVVADSWARWPVRDAAVDRVLVVFAPRNGAETARVLRPGGRLVVVTPAADHLTELVGPLGLLTVDPAKADRLAASLGPHLRPVGTTPHRERLVLDHAAVRTLVGMGPHARHLAEEELAARIAALPPQVGVTVAVDVGSWQQDPAT; from the coding sequence GTGAGCGCGCCACCCCTCCCGGAGGCGGCGGTCGCGGTGCTCGCCTGCCCGGTCTGCGGCGCGGCGCTCCACGCCGACGCGGCCGGGCTGCGGTGCGCGGCGGGGCACGGGTTCGACCGGGCGCGGCAGGGCCACGTGACCCTGCTGCCGCCTAACGGGTCCCCGCACGACGGTGACTCCGCGGCCATGGTCGCCGACCGCGCAGGTTTCCTGGCGGCCGGGCACTACGCCGGCATCACCGCCGCGCTGGCCGACGCCGTCCTGGCCGGCGGCCCGCCGGGCACGCTGCTGGACGCCGGTGGCGGCACCGGCGCCCACCTGGCCGGCGTGCTGGACCGGACACCGGACGCGGTCGGGGTGGTGCTCGACGCCTCCCGCTACGCGGCGCGGCGGGCGGCCCGGGCGCACCCCCGCGCGATGGCCGTGGTCGCGGACAGCTGGGCCCGCTGGCCGGTGCGGGACGCCGCGGTGGACCGGGTGCTGGTGGTCTTCGCCCCGCGCAACGGCGCCGAGACCGCCCGGGTGCTGCGGCCCGGCGGGCGGCTCGTCGTCGTCACCCCGGCCGCCGACCACCTGACCGAGCTGGTCGGTCCGCTCGGGCTGCTCACCGTCGACCCGGCGAAGGCCGACCGGCTCGCGGCGAGCCTGGGTCCGCACCTGCGACCGGTCGGGACGACCCCGCACCGGGAACGCCTCGTGCTCGACCACGCCGCGGTGCGCACGCTGGTCGGGATGGGGCCGCACGCGCGGCACCTCGCGGAGGAGGAGCTCGCCGCGCGGATCGCCGCCCTGCCCCCGCAGGTCGGGGTGACCGTGGCCGTCGACGTCGGCAGCTGGCAGCAAGACCCCGCCACCTGA
- a CDS encoding GlsB/YeaQ/YmgE family stress response membrane protein, producing the protein MDVLWNIIVLIIIGAIAGFIARAVIPGKQDLGIGLTIALGIVGSVVGNLLGSLIFEGNFELGTSGIIGSIIGAIIVLGIYVAATNKRRVTR; encoded by the coding sequence GTGGACGTTCTCTGGAACATCATCGTCCTGATCATCATCGGTGCGATCGCAGGCTTCATCGCCCGGGCGGTCATCCCCGGCAAGCAGGACCTCGGCATCGGCCTCACCATCGCGCTCGGCATCGTCGGGTCCGTGGTGGGCAACCTGCTCGGCAGCCTCATCTTCGAGGGGAACTTCGAGCTGGGCACCTCCGGCATCATCGGGTCGATCATCGGCGCGATCATCGTGCTCGGGATCTACGTGGCGGCCACCAACAAGCGGCGCGTCACCCGCTGA
- the ctaD gene encoding aa3-type cytochrome oxidase subunit I, with protein MTIAPAPIVSRPSPAHEAEKGSRLLGLLRTTDHKTIGLMYTTVAFIWFFVGGFMALLMRGELARPELQFLSPEQYNQLVTMHGTIMLLFFATPMFFAFSNLIMPLQIGSPDVAFPRLNAFSFWLFFFGSAIAVSGFLTPGGAADFGWYAYTPLSTGAHSPGAGGDLWIAGLAVSGLGTILGGVNFIATIVCLRAPGMTMFRMSIFTWATLVTSILVLLAFPILTAALMALLADRHLGAQVFTAANGGPMLWQHLFWFFGHPEVYIIALPFFGIISEVIPVFSRKPLFGYKGMVFALIAITALSLAVWAHHMFATGAVLLPFFAFLTYLIAVPTGIKFFNWIGTMWRGQLTFETPMLFAIGFLITFLLGGLTGVLLASPPLDWQVNDSYFVVAHFHYVVFGTVVFAAYSGLYFWFPKLCGRMMDERVGKLHFWLTFIGFHATFLIQHWLGNMGMPRRYADYLATDGFTTMHTISTIGSFVLGASVIPFVYNVVKSWKHGKLALRDDPWGHGNSLEWATSSPPPRHNFLEIPRIRSERPAFELHYPHLKDRLQVEAHAGKRHEPYAQEAGLTGGGRAGANDPDPT; from the coding sequence GTGACGATCGCACCCGCCCCGATCGTGAGCCGGCCGAGCCCGGCACACGAAGCCGAGAAGGGGTCGCGGCTCCTCGGTCTGCTGCGCACCACCGACCACAAGACCATCGGCCTCATGTACACCACGGTGGCCTTCATCTGGTTCTTCGTCGGTGGCTTCATGGCGCTGCTGATGCGTGGTGAGCTGGCCCGCCCGGAGCTGCAGTTCCTCTCGCCCGAGCAGTACAACCAGCTGGTCACCATGCACGGCACGATCATGCTGCTGTTCTTCGCGACGCCGATGTTCTTCGCGTTCTCGAACCTGATCATGCCCCTGCAGATCGGCTCGCCGGACGTCGCCTTCCCGCGGTTGAACGCCTTCTCGTTCTGGCTGTTCTTCTTCGGCTCGGCGATCGCGGTCTCCGGCTTCCTGACCCCCGGTGGTGCGGCGGACTTCGGCTGGTACGCCTACACCCCGCTGTCCACCGGCGCGCACAGCCCCGGCGCCGGCGGCGACCTGTGGATCGCCGGTCTGGCGGTCAGCGGGCTGGGCACCATCCTCGGTGGCGTCAACTTCATCGCGACGATCGTCTGCCTCCGCGCGCCCGGCATGACGATGTTCCGGATGTCGATCTTCACCTGGGCGACGCTGGTCACCAGCATCCTGGTGCTGCTCGCCTTCCCGATCCTCACCGCGGCGCTGATGGCCCTCCTGGCCGACCGGCACCTGGGGGCGCAGGTCTTCACCGCAGCCAACGGCGGGCCGATGCTGTGGCAGCACCTGTTCTGGTTCTTCGGCCATCCCGAGGTCTACATCATCGCCCTGCCGTTCTTCGGGATCATCTCCGAGGTCATCCCGGTGTTCAGCCGCAAGCCGCTGTTCGGCTACAAGGGCATGGTCTTCGCGCTCATCGCGATCACCGCCCTGTCGCTGGCGGTCTGGGCGCACCACATGTTCGCCACCGGCGCGGTGCTGCTGCCGTTCTTCGCATTCCTGACGTACCTGATCGCCGTCCCGACCGGCATCAAGTTCTTCAACTGGATCGGCACCATGTGGCGCGGCCAGCTGACGTTCGAGACGCCGATGCTGTTCGCGATCGGCTTCCTCATCACCTTCCTGCTCGGTGGGCTGACCGGTGTGCTGCTGGCCTCCCCGCCGCTGGACTGGCAGGTCAATGACAGCTACTTCGTGGTCGCGCACTTCCACTACGTCGTCTTCGGCACCGTGGTCTTCGCCGCCTACTCGGGGCTGTACTTCTGGTTCCCGAAGCTCTGCGGCCGGATGATGGACGAGCGGGTCGGCAAGCTGCACTTCTGGCTGACCTTCATCGGCTTCCACGCCACGTTCCTCATCCAGCACTGGCTGGGGAACATGGGCATGCCGCGCCGGTACGCCGACTACCTGGCCACCGACGGGTTCACCACGATGCACACGATCTCGACCATCGGGTCGTTCGTGCTGGGCGCCTCGGTGATCCCGTTCGTCTACAATGTGGTCAAGTCCTGGAAGCACGGGAAGCTCGCCCTGCGCGACGACCCCTGGGGCCACGGCAACTCCCTGGAGTGGGCGACCTCGTCGCCGCCGCCGCGGCACAACTTCCTGGAGATCCCGCGGATCCGCTCCGAACGCCCGGCGTTCGAGCTGCACTACCCGCACCTGAAGGACCGGCTGCAGGTCGAGGCGCACGCAGGCAAGCGCCACGAGCCCTACGCCCAGGAGGCTGGGCTGACCGGCGGTGGCCGGGCCGGGGCGAACGACCCCGACCCGACGTAA
- the serB gene encoding phosphoserine phosphatase SerB, with the protein MTDAAHPAPIDPTGTPAPAGALLTVTGADRPGVTATLFAALEAAAGEPVEVVDVEQVIVHGQLVLGVVVRGTAPAGDGTLADRLGPVAADVAGRTGMHVTVVPTAEAAAEVGPGAGRTVRHQVIVLGAPVPPAAVAGAAQAIAGVGGNIDAIRRLSDYPVTSFELTVSGAGSTELRTALATVAAKTGTDVAVEQAGFARRSKRLIVLDVDSTLVRGEVIDELAARAGRAAEVARITAAAMNGELDFEQSLRARVAVLAGLPVSVLDEVREHLVLTPGARTLIRTLQRLGFRCGIVSGGFTQITDPLAAALGLDFAAANTLEVADGRLTGGLVGEVVDRAGKARALARFAAEHSIPLEQTVAVGDGANDLDMLNAAGLGIAFNAKPFVREQAHAALNQPYLDAVLQVLGFTRDDVLDAAP; encoded by the coding sequence GTGACCGACGCTGCCCACCCCGCGCCGATCGACCCGACCGGGACCCCCGCGCCGGCCGGTGCCCTGCTGACCGTCACCGGGGCCGACCGCCCCGGGGTCACCGCCACGCTCTTCGCCGCCCTGGAGGCCGCGGCCGGTGAGCCGGTGGAGGTGGTCGACGTCGAGCAGGTGATCGTGCACGGCCAGCTGGTGCTCGGGGTCGTGGTGCGGGGCACCGCACCCGCCGGTGACGGGACCCTCGCCGACCGGCTGGGACCGGTCGCCGCCGACGTCGCCGGGCGCACCGGGATGCACGTGACCGTCGTGCCCACCGCGGAGGCGGCGGCCGAGGTCGGGCCGGGCGCCGGGCGCACGGTGCGGCACCAGGTGATCGTGCTGGGCGCACCCGTGCCCCCCGCCGCGGTCGCCGGCGCCGCCCAGGCCATCGCCGGGGTGGGCGGCAACATCGACGCGATCCGCCGGCTGTCGGACTACCCGGTCACCAGCTTCGAGCTCACCGTGTCCGGGGCCGGATCGACCGAGCTGCGCACCGCGCTGGCCACCGTTGCCGCGAAGACCGGCACCGACGTCGCGGTCGAGCAGGCCGGGTTCGCCCGGCGCAGCAAGCGGCTGATCGTGCTGGACGTCGACTCCACGCTCGTCCGCGGGGAGGTCATCGACGAGCTCGCCGCCCGGGCCGGCCGGGCCGCGGAGGTCGCCCGGATCACCGCCGCCGCGATGAACGGCGAGCTGGACTTCGAGCAGTCGCTGCGGGCTCGGGTGGCCGTGCTCGCCGGGCTGCCGGTGAGCGTGCTCGACGAGGTCCGCGAGCACCTGGTGCTCACCCCGGGCGCGCGCACCCTGATCCGCACGCTGCAGCGGCTCGGGTTCCGCTGCGGCATCGTCAGCGGGGGCTTCACCCAGATCACCGACCCGCTGGCCGCGGCCCTCGGGCTGGACTTCGCCGCCGCCAACACCCTCGAGGTCGCCGACGGCCGGCTCACCGGCGGGCTGGTCGGCGAGGTCGTCGACCGGGCCGGCAAGGCCCGCGCGCTGGCCCGCTTCGCCGCCGAGCACAGCATCCCGCTGGAGCAGACGGTCGCGGTCGGGGACGGCGCCAACGACCTGGACATGCTCAACGCCGCCGGGCTGGGCATCGCCTTCAACGCCAAGCCGTTCGTCCGCGAGCAGGCGCACGCGGCGCTCAACCAGCCCTACCTCGACGCCGTCCTGCAGGTGCTCGGCTTCACCCGCGACGACGTCCTCGATGCGGCCCCCTAG
- a CDS encoding isochorismatase family protein, with protein sequence MTRALVIVDVQNDFCEGGSLAVAGGTAVARAISAHVGASGYAHVVATRDHHVDPGGHFAEQPDFLETWPAHCVVGTSGVELHADLDRRPIEAVFDKGEYAAAYSGFEGSFDGQGLADWLRAREVDAVDVVGIATDHCVRATALDAVGAGFSTRVLLHLTAGVAQASTDAALDQLRSAGVELDGEVAQAG encoded by the coding sequence ATGACCCGGGCGCTGGTGATCGTGGACGTGCAGAACGACTTCTGCGAGGGCGGCAGCCTCGCCGTCGCCGGCGGGACCGCCGTCGCGCGGGCGATCAGCGCGCACGTCGGTGCCTCCGGGTACGCGCATGTGGTCGCCACCCGGGACCACCACGTCGACCCGGGCGGGCACTTCGCGGAGCAGCCGGACTTCCTCGAGACGTGGCCCGCGCACTGCGTCGTCGGCACCTCCGGGGTCGAGCTGCACGCCGACCTGGACCGCCGTCCGATCGAGGCGGTGTTCGACAAGGGCGAGTACGCCGCGGCCTACTCCGGCTTCGAGGGCTCGTTCGACGGGCAGGGCCTGGCGGACTGGCTGCGGGCCCGGGAGGTCGACGCGGTGGACGTCGTGGGCATCGCCACCGACCACTGCGTCCGGGCCACCGCCCTGGACGCGGTCGGCGCCGGCTTCTCGACCCGGGTGCTGCTGCACCTGACGGCCGGGGTGGCGCAGGCCTCCACCGACGCGGCCCTCGACCAGCTCCGCTCCGCCGGCGTGGAACTCGACGGCGAGGTCGCGCAGGCCGGCTAG
- a CDS encoding nicotinate phosphoribosyltransferase produces MPSPTPLSPALLTDRYELTMLAAALADGTADRDCVFEVFARRLPHGRRYGVLAGTGRFLEALADFRFGDAELAALRAQGIDDPRLLEHLAGFRFTGDVDGYAEGDLYFPGSPVLTVRAPFGQAVLLETLVLSVLNHDSAIAAAGARMVGAACGRPCIEMGSRRTHEEAAVAAARAAALVGFSATSNLAAGARYGIPTTGTSAHAFTLLHDEEAAAFRAQLDTLGVGTTLLVDTYDTEQGIRTAVEVAGPELGAVRLDSGDLAIQATSARELLDSLGATKTRVIVTSDLDEYAIAALAAAPVDGYGVGTSLVTGSGAPTVGMVYKLVERDGVPVAKNSEGKRSVGGRKHAVRRHDAAGTATAEVVSPAPVTAGEHDRQLVVPLVRGGQLVEPRTPAQALTAARELHERVRGTLPQEAWSLSRGEPAIDTVTA; encoded by the coding sequence ATGCCGAGCCCGACCCCGCTGAGCCCCGCGCTGCTCACCGACCGCTACGAGCTGACGATGCTGGCTGCGGCGCTGGCCGACGGCACCGCCGACCGCGACTGCGTGTTCGAGGTGTTCGCCCGCCGGCTCCCGCACGGGCGCCGCTACGGCGTGCTGGCCGGCACCGGCCGGTTCCTGGAGGCGCTGGCCGACTTCCGGTTCGGCGACGCCGAGTTGGCGGCGCTGCGGGCGCAGGGCATCGACGACCCCCGGCTGCTGGAGCACCTGGCCGGATTCCGGTTCACCGGTGACGTCGACGGCTACGCCGAGGGCGACCTCTACTTCCCCGGCTCCCCGGTGCTCACCGTGCGGGCCCCGTTCGGGCAGGCCGTGCTGCTGGAGACGCTGGTCCTGTCGGTCCTCAACCACGACAGCGCGATCGCCGCCGCCGGCGCCCGGATGGTCGGCGCCGCCTGCGGCCGGCCGTGCATCGAGATGGGCTCCCGCCGCACCCACGAGGAGGCCGCCGTCGCCGCCGCCCGGGCCGCGGCGCTGGTCGGCTTCTCGGCGACCTCCAACCTGGCCGCGGGTGCCCGCTATGGCATCCCCACGACCGGCACCAGCGCGCACGCGTTCACCCTGCTGCACGACGAGGAGGCCGCCGCCTTCCGCGCCCAGCTGGACACCCTCGGCGTGGGGACGACCCTGCTGGTCGACACCTACGACACCGAGCAGGGCATCCGGACGGCGGTGGAGGTGGCCGGCCCCGAGCTCGGCGCCGTCCGGCTGGACTCCGGTGACCTCGCCATCCAGGCTACCTCGGCCCGGGAGCTGCTGGACTCCCTCGGGGCGACGAAGACCAGGGTGATCGTGACCAGCGACCTCGACGAGTACGCGATCGCCGCGCTCGCCGCCGCCCCCGTCGACGGCTACGGCGTGGGCACGTCCCTGGTCACCGGGTCGGGGGCACCGACCGTGGGCATGGTCTACAAGCTGGTGGAGCGGGACGGCGTGCCGGTGGCGAAGAACTCCGAGGGGAAGCGCTCGGTGGGCGGCCGCAAGCACGCCGTGCGCCGGCACGACGCCGCCGGGACGGCGACCGCCGAGGTGGTCAGCCCCGCGCCGGTCACCGCCGGGGAGCACGACCGGCAGCTGGTCGTCCCGCTGGTGCGCGGTGGGCAGCTGGTGGAGCCCCGCACCCCGGCGCAGGCGCTCACCGCCGCCCGGGAGCTGCACGAGCGGGTGCGCGGGACGCTGCCGCAGGAGGCCTGGTCGCTGTCCCGCGGCGAACCCGCCATCGACACGGTCACCGCCTGA
- the clpS gene encoding ATP-dependent Clp protease adapter ClpS, whose amino-acid sequence MAGPLAPERTPDTTPDEDHDLDRPWVTVVWDDPVNLMTYVTFVLQELFGYDEAKATELMLQVHHEGKAIVSSGPRERMEHDTSRLHAYGLWASYQRDA is encoded by the coding sequence GTGGCCGGACCGCTCGCGCCCGAACGGACGCCCGACACGACCCCGGACGAGGACCACGACCTCGACCGGCCGTGGGTGACCGTCGTCTGGGACGACCCCGTCAACCTGATGACCTACGTGACCTTCGTGCTGCAGGAGCTGTTCGGCTACGACGAGGCGAAGGCGACCGAGCTGATGCTGCAGGTGCACCACGAGGGCAAGGCGATCGTCAGCTCCGGCCCGCGCGAGCGGATGGAGCACGACACCAGCCGGCTGCACGCCTACGGCCTCTGGGCCTCCTACCAGCGGGACGCATGA
- a CDS encoding DUF2017 family protein: MKPFRRRGDVVVARLVDAEASIVGLLLDQLEQLLAADPADSGGDPVVERLLPPGHASDPELAADYRDLTEAALRSGKADDLAIVRATLPPEGGEVRLDDDQARAWLRTTNDLRLALGTRLGVTADTEPPEDPTEEEGSQLAVYYWLTAVQGSLVDALVAGGGGRR, encoded by the coding sequence ATGAAGCCCTTCCGCCGTCGCGGCGACGTGGTCGTCGCCCGGCTCGTCGACGCCGAGGCCAGCATCGTCGGGCTGCTGCTCGACCAGCTGGAGCAGCTGCTGGCCGCCGACCCGGCGGACTCCGGGGGCGACCCGGTGGTGGAGCGGCTGCTGCCGCCCGGGCACGCCAGCGACCCGGAGCTCGCCGCCGACTACCGGGACCTGACCGAGGCGGCGCTGCGCAGCGGCAAGGCCGACGACCTGGCGATCGTCCGGGCCACGCTGCCCCCGGAGGGCGGCGAGGTCCGGCTGGACGACGACCAGGCCCGGGCCTGGCTGCGCACCACCAACGACCTGCGCCTGGCGCTGGGCACCCGCCTCGGGGTGACCGCGGACACCGAGCCGCCGGAGGACCCGACCGAGGAGGAGGGCTCCCAGCTGGCGGTCTACTACTGGCTCACCGCCGTGCAGGGGTCGCTCGTCGACGCGCTGGTGGCGGGCGGAGGCGGCCGACGGTGA
- a CDS encoding Mov34/MPN/PAD-1 family protein produces MLRIDRATYDAIVAHAREDHPDEACGVVAGPEGSDRPERFIPMLNAARSPTFYEFDSADLLRLYRDMDARDEVPVVVYHSHTATEARPSRTDISYASEPEAHYVLVSTREHGAQTGLAGDTVEFRSFRIVEGEVTEEDVEVVESYLFGHSPTTVVYD; encoded by the coding sequence GTGCTGCGCATCGACCGCGCGACCTACGACGCCATCGTGGCCCACGCCCGGGAAGACCACCCGGACGAGGCCTGCGGCGTCGTCGCCGGCCCCGAGGGCAGCGACCGCCCGGAGCGCTTCATCCCGATGCTCAACGCCGCCCGGTCGCCCACGTTCTACGAGTTCGACAGTGCCGACCTGCTACGGCTCTACCGGGACATGGACGCCCGCGACGAGGTGCCGGTGGTCGTCTACCACTCGCACACCGCGACCGAGGCCCGCCCCTCCCGCACCGACATCAGCTACGCCTCCGAGCCCGAGGCGCACTACGTGCTGGTCTCCACCCGCGAGCACGGCGCGCAGACCGGCCTGGCCGGGGACACCGTGGAGTTCCGCAGCTTCCGGATCGTCGAGGGCGAGGTGACCGAGGAGGACGTCGAGGTCGTCGAGTCCTACCTGTTCGGCCACTCGCCGACCACCGTCGTCTACGACTGA
- a CDS encoding MoaD/ThiS family protein, whose product MAIEVRIPTILRTHTGGNKTVEGSGATLGALVDDIDSQHPGIKNRLVTEEGKLHRFVNVYVNDEDVRFTGALDTAVKDGDSVTILPAVAGGC is encoded by the coding sequence ATGGCCATCGAGGTCCGCATCCCGACCATCCTGCGCACCCACACCGGCGGCAACAAGACCGTCGAGGGCAGCGGCGCGACCCTGGGCGCCCTGGTCGACGACATCGACAGCCAGCACCCCGGCATCAAGAACCGCCTCGTGACCGAGGAGGGCAAGCTGCACCGCTTCGTCAACGTCTACGTCAACGACGAGGACGTGCGGTTCACCGGTGCGCTGGACACCGCAGTCAAGGACGGCGACTCGGTCACCATCCTCCCGGCCGTCGCCGGCGGCTGCTGA